In one window of Brassica rapa cultivar Chiifu-401-42 chromosome A07, CAAS_Brap_v3.01, whole genome shotgun sequence DNA:
- the LOC103846228 gene encoding F-box protein At5g65850, with amino-acid sequence MSENHEGNLGLISGKSSRFKLWVLEDVEKQEWSERVYVLPAEWKNIVGEQYVLKFVGLSRTNEIVLSSWYSVKPFFLFYFSPERNTVVRVEIEGVDMDGSKFAVLQPFLDHVEDVKLYGKVH; translated from the coding sequence ATGTCTGAAAATCATGAAGGAAATCTCGGTCTTATCAGTGGAAAAAGTTCAAGGTTTAAGTTGTGGGTTCTAGAAGATGTTGAGAAACAGGAATGGTCTGAGCGTGTTTATGTATTGCCTGCTGAGTGGAAGAATATAGTTGGGGAACAGTACGTGCTAAAATTTGTTGGTTTGTCGCGGACAAACGAGATTGTGTTGTCTTCGTGGTACTCAGTTAAACCTTTCTTCCTCTTCTACTTCAGTCCCGAGAGGAACACTGTCGTAAGAGTTGAAATTGAAGGAGTGGACATGGATGGGTCCAAGTTTGCTGTACTTCAACCCTTTCTAGACCATGTTGAGGATGTGAAGCTCTATGGAAAGGTGCATTAG